A genome region from Carya illinoinensis cultivar Pawnee chromosome 2, C.illinoinensisPawnee_v1, whole genome shotgun sequence includes the following:
- the LOC122301768 gene encoding zinc finger BED domain-containing protein RICESLEEPER 1-like: MDGLKDVIDFVSKIKDVVRYVKSSPSRFAKFKACAVKEKISGRMICSDVFTRWNSTYLMLSTAEKHKQAFEQYAFVDNQFLNPTTNVYFEQLCTIEDTLNDMCLSDDIITSTIGINMRNKYEKYCGSTNRGCELANKIEDMVKLLLGRLIEQYNTFRVASGRSSNVTQGRPSSTDINIGIELAPVPTKFKIMFTNFLKERGVTEFRSELERYFSDTCIDDSLSFDILDWWRINAVNYPVLAKVARDVLATPFPLLPRSPHLVLEDAYWILLGVPRL, from the exons ATGGACGGCTTGAAGGATGTAATCGATTTTGTGTCAAAGATTAAGGATGTAGTCCGGTATGTGAAATCCTCGCCTTCAAGATTTGCCAAGTTCAAGGCTTGTGcggtaaaggaaaaaattagtgGGAGGATGATTTGTTCGGATGTTTTTACTAGATGGAACTCCACATATTTGATGTTGAGTACCGCtgaaaaacacaaacaagcctTTGAACAATATGCTTTTGTGGATAACCAATTCTTGAACCCCACTA CTAATGTTTATTTTGAGCAACTTTGCACAATTGAGGATACATTAAATGATATGTGCTTGAGTGATGATATTATCACTAGTACTATAGGCATAAATATGAGAAACAAGTATGAGAAGTATTGTGGTAGCACAAATAG AGGGTGCGAGTTGGCAAATAAGATAGAGGACATGGTTAAACTCCTTTTAGGCCGCTTGATTGAGCAATATAACACATTTCGTGTGGCTAGTGGGAGGAGTTCTAATGTGACTCAAGGAAGGCCAAGCAGCACTGATATAAATATTGGTATTGAGCTAGCACCGGTTCCTACTAAATTTAAGATCATGTTTACCAACTTTCTTAAGGAACGGGGTGTTACGGAGTTTAGATCGGAACTAGAAAGATATTTTTCTGATACGTGTATAGACGACTCGCTCAGTTTTGATATCTTAGATTGGTGGAGAATTAACGCCGTTAACTATCCTGTCCTTGCTAAGGTAGCTCGTGATGTGTTAGCCACCCCATTTCCACTATTGCCTCGGAGTCCGCATTTAGTACTAGAGGACGCATATTGGATCCTTTTAGGAGTTCCTCGTCTCTAG